The nucleotide window GGTGATGCCACGACGCCCCAGCGCCTGGCAGAACGCACGAAAGGCGCCAGGCCTTTCCGGGATCGTGACACCGAGCAGGGCTTCACGCTGCTCGCCCAATTCGGCGCGCTCGGACACATGCCGCAGACGATCAAAATTCACGTTGGCGCCACTCTGGATCGCCACCAGTGTCTGGCCCTCTACACCATGCCTGGCCACCCAGTTTTTCAGTCCCGCCAGCGCCAGTGCACCCGCAGGTTCACAGATAGCGCGGGTATCTTCGAACGAATCCTTGATGGCGGCACAGATCTCATCGGTGGTGGCGGTGACCACTTCGTCCACATGATCCTTGAGGATCTTGAAGGTTTCCTTGCCGATCTGTTTCACTGCCACACCGTCAGCAAACAACCCGACCTCCTTGAGGATGACCCGGCGCTTGCTGTCCATGGCCGCTTTCAGGCAAGCCGCATCTTCTGGCTCCACCGCGATGATTTTGACTTCCGGGCGCACATACTTCACATACGCTGCCACCCCGGCTGCCAGGCCGCCACCGCCAACCGGTATGAAGATGGCATCCAGGTCGCCGCTGAGCTGACGCAACAACTCCATACCCACCGTGCCCTGCCCGGCAATCACATCCGGGTCATCGTAAGGGTGCACAAAGGTCAGGCCGCCCTTCTCTTCCAGGATCCGCGCATGGGCCAGCGCTTCATCAAAACTGTCACCAAACAGCACCGCCTTGCCACCATGGTTGCGTACCGAGTTCACCTTGATGTCCGGTGTGGTCCGCGGCATCACGATAGTGGCCTTCACCCCCATGGAGGTGGCGGCCAGCGCCATACCCTGAGCGTGGTTACCCGCCGAGGCGCAAATCACGCCCCGGTCCAGCTGCTCCTGGGTGAGCTGGCAAAGCTTGTTGTAGGCACCACGCAACTTGAAGGAGAACACCGGCTGGAGATCTTCGCGCTTGAGCAGTACCCGGTTGCCAATTCGCTTGGAAATCAACGGCGCTGCATGAATGGGCGTTTCTACCGCCACGTCGTAGACGCGGGATTGCAGTATCCGTTTGACGTATTTATCCAGCATGAAGGTATCCGGGTGATCTCATCAGAAAGGGGGAACAGGCGTCCTAGTCTAGGGGCAGGACAGTGTAATTGCGATAGTCCGGGGTCGAGTCCGCGTCGCCGCTGCCCTATAATTGGTATCTCACGGGTTACCGGGAAAGCGAAACCGGGCGGACGCCAGAGGTCCAGGCGACTGACATCGGGTCAAAACCGTTCAATCTCGTGTTTTTTAGCTTATCGCGTCCGACCTCCGACCCTGGACGTCCGACCGGGTTGAACCCTGGCTCATTCAAGATGACCATTGGCTCTCATCACATTCACCAGCATGACAGGACGGTTTCATGGATCAGGATGCGCTGAAAAAGCAGGTGGCAGAAGCCGCACTGCGCTTTGTGCCTGAGGGCGAATATATCGGCGTGGGCACCGGCTCCACCGCCAACTTCTTCATTGATGGCCTGGCCACCATGAAAGACCGAATCAAGGGCGCAGTAGCCAGCTCTGAAGCCACAGCAGAGCGCCTGAAAGGCCACGGCATTACCGTGGTATCGCTCAATGATGTGGACCGCCTGCCCGTTTATGTAGATGGCGCCGACGAAGTGAACGCCCACCGGGAAATGATCAAGGGAGGCGGTGGCGCGCTGACCCGGGAAAAGATCGTGGCCGCCGTCGCCGATCAGTTCATCTGCATCGTGGATGGCTCCAAGCAGGTCAAGCGCCTGGGCAAGTTCCCGCTACCCGTGGAAGTGCTGCCCATGGCCCGCTCCCATGTAGCCCGCAAGCTGGTGGCACTGGGCGGCCAGCCGCAATACCGTGAAGGCTTTGTCACTGATAATGGCAACATCATTCTCGATGTTCACAACCTGGATATTCTCAACCCCATCGAACTGGAAGAGAAGATCAACAACATTGTTGGCGTAGTCACCAACGGCTTGTTCGCCAAACGCCCGGCCAACGTGGTGCTGGTGGGCGAGAACGGTAGCGTCAATCAGTTTTAAGCAACGCGGCACGCAACACGCCTGAAACAAAAAGGCCCGCCCGGGAAACCGGGCGGGCCTTTTTTTGGCTGAACCCCTGCAGGAGTTCAGCTCACCTGAACGATCCGAGCCCAAGCGAGGCAAGACTCCCGGAAGCAAGTAACAAGTTCAGAAAAAAACGACGGCGAGGTCAGCGGTTTTATGCGGTTCTGCCTTACGGCTTGCGATTCATCTCCCGGATCATGTCATCGCGGCGATGCTGGATGCGATTATGAAGATCCTGCTGGCGGGCATTGGATTGCTCCCGCTGCGCATCACGATGATCCTGCAATCGCTCCTGCTCACGAAGGCTCTGCTCTTCGCGGAGGTATTCCGAGGTGGCATCAGGACCAGGTTGCCACACCGCTGAAGCAGACTCTGCTGCAGCGACAGCGGCCAACGGCAGCAGCATTATGGGGAGGGCCATTCTGATGCTCACTTTCCGTTGCGCGCTCATGACCCTCTCCCTGCAAACAATACAACCGGAGGTCTCACGACTCCATCTTTCTGAAGTTCCACTATGCCAGACATCACTCACCAACGCGTGAAGCCCTCCTGTACAAGGCTTCAGGGATCGTCCCCACGGTTTTGCCTTTAGATGTTGCGTAATGCATGCAGCGTGTTGCGGCCGCAGAGCGGCCAAAAAAAAGGCCGCTAAATAGCGGCCTTTTTCATTCCTCAGGGAGAATTAATCCCAGAAGTTGAACCACGGCTTGGCTTTCGCCTTGGCCTCGGCATTGGCGTTAACTGCGCCAGCTTCACCAGCTTCTACGTTGGCATCAACTTCTGCTTCCGCACCAGCTTCCATGGCAGCCTTGGCTTCATCACGACGCTGCTTGGCGGCGTCCTTTTGCTTCTCCATGCGCTCTTCGGCGGCCTCATGCTCATCTTCCATGCGGTCTTCGGCATCGTCCATCTTGGCCTTGCCTTCTTCGCGCTTGGCTTCTGCCTTGGCCTTCATTTCCTTGTGCTTGGCTTCCATCTCCGCCTTGTGGGCGTCGCGCTTCTGCATCATCTCTTCTTTCTTGGCCTGACCTTTTGCCTTGGCCTCATCGCGACTTTCGCGCATTTCCTGCTCAGCAGCCTTGGCATCTGCGTCGGCGCTCACCGCCGCATTGATCCCCGCATTCAAATCGGCAACCGCCACCTGGCTCAACATTGCCGCACCGGCTGTCATTGCCAGCATGATCTTCTTATCCATACTTTTCTCTCCTTGCTTCCTACCTGGTTGGTACGAATCTGATGGTCCAATCTTCGCTAAATACCTTGTGCCAAACCCCGATTCAGCTCAAGTAACAAACCGTAAAATCGGGAACCGACGCAACTTCAGGCCAAATACTGATCAATAATAGCGAAAATTTTCTGTCGATAGTCTTCATTTTCATTGGCCAGCTGATGGCGAGCCCCGGGCAGCATGTGAA belongs to Alcanivorax sediminis and includes:
- the ilvA gene encoding threonine ammonia-lyase, biosynthetic — translated: MLDKYVKRILQSRVYDVAVETPIHAAPLISKRIGNRVLLKREDLQPVFSFKLRGAYNKLCQLTQEQLDRGVICASAGNHAQGMALAATSMGVKATIVMPRTTPDIKVNSVRNHGGKAVLFGDSFDEALAHARILEEKGGLTFVHPYDDPDVIAGQGTVGMELLRQLSGDLDAIFIPVGGGGLAAGVAAYVKYVRPEVKIIAVEPEDAACLKAAMDSKRRVILKEVGLFADGVAVKQIGKETFKILKDHVDEVVTATTDEICAAIKDSFEDTRAICEPAGALALAGLKNWVARHGVEGQTLVAIQSGANVNFDRLRHVSERAELGEQREALLGVTIPERPGAFRAFCQALGRRGITEFNYRYSDDRQANIFVGIQLKPGGKALQALMQELDEKGYPVVDMSGNEMAKLHIRHLVGGHTSRQDLHERLFRVEFPERPGALMAFLQSLGGKWNISLFHYRNHGAAYGRVLVGFQVEEGKGGQLLADLKKVPYPMVEESDNPAYRLFLN
- the rpiA gene encoding ribose-5-phosphate isomerase RpiA, translated to MDQDALKKQVAEAALRFVPEGEYIGVGTGSTANFFIDGLATMKDRIKGAVASSEATAERLKGHGITVVSLNDVDRLPVYVDGADEVNAHREMIKGGGGALTREKIVAAVADQFICIVDGSKQVKRLGKFPLPVEVLPMARSHVARKLVALGGQPQYREGFVTDNGNIILDVHNLDILNPIELEEKINNIVGVVTNGLFAKRPANVVLVGENGSVNQF